One region of Bombus affinis isolate iyBomAffi1 chromosome 5, iyBomAffi1.2, whole genome shotgun sequence genomic DNA includes:
- the LOC126916150 gene encoding succinate dehydrogenase [ubiquinone] flavoprotein subunit, mitochondrial-like, translating into MYDTVKGSDWLGDQDAIHFLTREAPRAVYELENYGCPFSRTDDGKIYQRAFGGQSLKFGKGGQAHRTCAAADRTGHAILHTLYGQSLRYDVHYYVEYFALDLLMFGRCCKGVLAWELETGLLHRFRAHHTVLATGGAGRCYLSCTAAHVCTGDGMAMASRAGLPLEDMEFIQFHPTGIYGSGILITEGSRGEGGKLLNSEGEFFMERYAPNAKDLASRDIVSRAITMEIFEGRGVGPKKDHVFLQLHHLPTETIRTRLPGISHLAWVFSGVDVEKEPIPIIPTVHYNMGGIPTNWRAQVLTRENEEDSVIEGLWAAGETACVSVHGANRLGANSLLELVVFGKAISDQIDCMTRPGERHEDLPSIVGEESICRFDATRYAKGCIPIAELREEMQQTMHKYCSVFRTCDVLQRGCREMTRLFTCDLPDICVQDQSLIWNTELVEAIELQNMMLVCMHIVYAAENRKESRGSHARDDFKERIDEYDYSKPLEGQKKRSYAEHWRKHTLTWSRPDGSISISYRPVIDTTLDETEARHVPPSIRVY; encoded by the exons ATGTATGATACCGTTAAAGGATCTGACTGGCTAGGAGATCAGGATGCGATACATTTCCTAACAAGAGAAGCACCTCGAGCAGTTTATGAACTCGAAAATTATG GTTGTCCCTTTAGCCGTACGGACGATGGAAAAATCTATCAACGTGCATTTGGTGGACAATCGTTAAAATTTGGAAAAGGTGGTCAAGCTCACAGAACTTGTGCCGCCGCGGATAGAACCGGTCACGCAATACTACACACTTTATATGGGCAGAGCCTCCGTTACGACGTCCATTATTACGTCGAGTACTTTGCCCTCGATCTTCTTATGTTCGGACGATGCTGCAAGGGAGTTTTAGCATGGGAACTAGAAACCGGACTTTTGCATCGCTTCAGGGCTCATCATACA GTATTAGCTACAGGAGGAGCAGGAAGATGTTACCTGTCCTGCACCGCGGCACATGTATGCACCGGAGATGGTATGGCGATGGCCTCCAGAGCAGGATTGCCCCTTGAAGATATGGAGTTCATCCAGTTTCATCCAACCG GAATATACGGCAGCGGCATTTTGATAACAGAAGGTAGCCGTGGAGAAGGCGGGAAACTACTCAATTCCGAAGGAGAATTCTTCATGGAACGATACGCGCCAAACGCGAAAGACCTCGCGTCTCGCGATATCGTATCTAGAGCAATAACAATGGAAATATTCGAAGGAAG AGGTGTAGGTCCGAAGAAAGACCATGTATTTTTGCAACTACATCACTTGCCAACAGAAACAATACGCACGCGACTACCAGGGATTTCGCACTTAGCCTGGGTCTTCAGCGGCGTGGATGTAGAAAAAGAACCGATACCTATCATTCCCACAGTGCACTACAATATGGGCGGCATACCCACGAACTGGCGAGCACAG GTTCTGACACGAGAAAACGAGGAAGATAGCGTGATCGAAGGACTCTGGGCAGCAGGTGAAACCGCGTGCGTGTCTGTCCATGGGGCTAATCGGTTAGGCGCCAATAGCCTTCTGGAGTTAGTCGTTTTTGGCAAGGCAATCTCCGATCAGATCGACTGCATGACCAGGCCTGGAGAACGTCACGAGGACTTACCATCC ATTGTTGGCGAGGAGTCTATTTGCCGCTTCGACGCGACTCGTTATGCAAAAGGTTGTATTCCTATCGCCGAGCTGCGAGAAGAGATGCAGCAAACTATGCACAAGTATTGCTCGGTGTTCAGAACCTGCGATGTATTACAACGGGGATGTCGTGAGATGACGCGACTCTTTACCTGCGACTTGCCGGATATATGT GTTCAAGACCAATCTTTAATCTGGAACACAGAGCTGGTAGAAGCCATAGAATTACAGAACATGATGTTAGTTTGTATGCACATCGTTTACGCTGCCGAAAACAGGAAAGAGTCTCGAGGGTCTCATGCTCGGGATGATTTCAAA GAACGAATCGATGAATACGACTACTCGAAACCGCTTGAAGGTCAGAAGAAACGATCATATGCTGAGCATTGGCGCAAACACACGCTTACATGGTCCCGACCAGATGGATCG ATCAGCATTTCTTATCGTCCTGTTATCGACACGACATTGGACGAAACAGAAGCCCGACATGTTCCTCCATCGATTCGAGTATATTAA
- the LOC126916168 gene encoding uncharacterized protein LOC126916168, whose translation MLCCVSRGAIAGADQGPPYDHCSTIEQLINLKEIVQVEQSCESDVPPILLPCAICARTFMPQSLDKHSKICERSANKKRKPFDSAKQRIQGTELAEFLPKQEKKRRSLDDKFSNPKSTWKQTHDDFLRAIRAARNEIADSTMQKQCGTTIISNAPTRANEQGMCPTCNRHFGVKAYDRHVAWCKERITRAPVSPATNIAKERLEARMKYRAPVLKSRRQATREKYSTGSTITLSSGNKTLPTLAANNKAKESASAPSCNKTKDTPVKQKSTVVRRPSQTRESSSPTVPMKSRLIDRINRPLEDEAGPVTFRPAPPVKRTSHLPVPPLKHKKESFEECNSVPLPRPYSKQLKKTQGIVRQDKTTSQKTKQDERHQPLNSARSLKANIVSARSQGNPTLNDISINDDIMGVTVKSCIIYRENELITWKQLVETNQAKDLKESIEDLSLNEKQMENVEFALSVNVENMNRSTASTTSNQTYSFKDSLMSDKTDDMHITRSKKWKPVRHSPRVEFCLGDWDRMNHIYTSSINSVVEEANTTSDSRNSCRNLKLGTLKTNVSKHSVIKEEGMMNKMRSQEDNFYFETSDAISPSESFKSSRDRILEKKQLKPTTSADSFAQGNFEDNAEISCSNFKVMHSQTNLCENSDIHALNANVPIIKGTGLLDCKNLQTIHANESVGAIEGNIKENILPLFEENLLSSISYGQFADICKISEPEKNKKIANSNIQEANQEVTQLILHNDQPNNEWSKRKYIKTADNDNDELDIDTKNSIQSIRSQCEYSTRNENINNDAFHNSETNWIEMETNPFDTDVMLQPTRSSTPFMNIENYSEFKCEDYENFKKELCLLPENSEWKVEIDTQTGSEMLYRVESRHSNSLNSRHSSRGKIGKSEKINFAVSPSNNRHNECNKNIEGSSTISSPIAQRERKVLSRDTCSLLKKKGESFLNVTSPVQKEEQIESPKVHKKEIANQINICNCPAEVSLNFKCEKNVGEASVNINENSLHSESQVCDTSLNKNVLADNLMEESSEAQSRIKFSESNYNCNLTESLTSHFGANLKKDDCCYKREYTVIEDNNNSKNTLNIFEKSAVKKDVISEEVQEIYKNCSVKDFDCDSDNSIERRVQDNINNFKSVSDENDRTKQNSRSLRSIVLSESCFRLSQRVRLHDSLINRSTALKPHRSKTIEVENMSILNESSDSLASSADAVDLTDVKQVESVEVETIEEIGTRNKSIRFRILPEIKSHMIMKKNCNEKEKIDNQTYWQKASKASKNRLINLDPPHQEASRFLKRNPKFRILPSVPSNSSLICHRNIKLPLRPVWSNYVRRRPDFNLVLSGRTGRDYDPFLLAEQQMNDLLSDTSEQSVTDSPPIEQNQDSSFPLSHSSAFVKYPCQPSLSSPEKRSSLIAPPSEFDDLAADFSSDSTETNSLSQEPFLKDLKESKEFKDSICKTKLEKKSPVRELGRRIIIDKSKALGGEVIDATNCGNRSFVGNSEKVHKILDKVSTKVIRPNVNRSVSVRSSSASKTTPDRKNWNNSHEKRSFHKNSDTYKSSNNSLNSRNNNYTNLSRSNLSLSSIISSDVDIKRSNSVFDELMTSFENENSSFPSLKSFMKSDSLSVSSPVHGRQRNGQISDEELSSPESYKRQDYNKMSADSAYSSLNRKYSHHGRSTNDVVGCFDEDLLRNNRQDSDGVTNMTKCKMSKYCHRCGFKFPETAKFCCECGIKRLVL comes from the exons ATGTTGTGCTGTGTTTCGAGAGGAGCTATCGCAGGGGCGGACCAAGGGCCGCCCTATGATCACTGTTCGACGATAGAGCAACTTATCAACTTAAAAGAAATAGTGCAAGTCGAACAATCCTGTGAATCAG ATGTGCCGCCCATCCTTCTGCCGTGCGCGATCTGCGCACGGACCTTTATGCCGCAGTCGTTGGACAAGCACTCGAAGATTTGCGAGCGATCCGCGAACAAGAAAAGGAAGCCCTTCGACTCGGCGAAACAGAGGATCCAGGGCACCGAGTTGGCAGAGTTTCTGCCCAAGCAAGAGAAGAAACGTCGTTCACTGGATGATAAATTCTCCAATCCTAAATCCACTTGGAAACAAACGCATGATGATTTTCTGCGGGCTATCCGCGCAGCACGCAACGAGATC GCAGATTCTACGATGCAGAAACAGTGTGGCACAACGATTATATCAAATGCACCAACACGCGCTAACGAACAGGGCATGTGTCCGACCTGTAACCGGCATTTTGGTGTCAAGGCATACGACAGACACGTGGCCTGGTGCAAGGAAAGAATTACACGAGCGCCGGTCAGCCCTGCAACGAACATCGCCAAGGAACGTCTTGAAGCAAGGATGAAATATCGAGCTCCAGTATTGAAGAGTCGTCGACAAGCAACCCGCGAGAAGTATTCCACAGGCTCAACGATCACCCTGAGTTCCGGCAACAAAACGTTGCCGACACTGGCAGCTAATAATAAAGCCAAAGAGAGCGCATCAGCACCGAGTTGCAACAAGACCAAAGACACCCCCGTTAAACAGAAATCGACTGTCGT CAGACGTCCTAGTCAAACGAGAGAGTCCTCCAGCCCTACGGTTCCGATGAAGTCACGATTGATAGACCGTATAAATAG ACCACTGGAAGACGAGGCCGGACCGGTTACCTTTCGACCTGCTCCCCCTGTTAAAAGAACCTCTCACCTCCCTGTTCCGCCCTTAAAACATAAGAAAGAAAGTTTCGAAGAGTGCAACAGCGTCCCCTTGCCAAGACCGTACAGCAAACAATTGAAAAAGACACAAGGAATAGTGAGACAAGATAAAACCACGAGCCAGAAAACTAAACAAGACGAGAGGCATCAACCATTAAATTCTGCTAGATCATTGAAAGCGAACATCGTTTCAGCTAGAAGTCAAGGCAATCCAACattaaacgatatttcgatTAACGACGACATTATGGGTGTCACTGTGAAGTCATGCATCATATATAGAGAAAATGAGTTGATAACATGGAAACAGCTTGTGGAAACAAATCAAGCGAAAGATCTTAAAGAAAGCATTGAAGATTTATCTTTGAACGAAAAGCAAATGGAAAATGTCGAATTTGCGTTAAGTGTGAATGTGGAAAACATGAATCGGTCGACTGCGTCAACAACATCGAATCAAACGTATTCGTTTAAAGATTCGCTAATGAGTGATAAAACTGACGACATGCATATTACGAGAAGTAAAAAATGGAAACCAGTAAGACATAGTCCTCGTGTGGAATTCTGTTTAGGAGATTGGGATAGAATGAATCACATTTATACTTCTTCGATTAATTCCGTTGTCGAAGAAGCGAATACAACAAGCGATTCTAGAAATTCTTGTCGGAATTTAAAACTGGGAACTCTTAAAACAAATGTATCAAAGCATTCCGTAATAAAAGAGGAAGGAATGATGAATAAAATGCGATCTCAAgaagataatttttatttcgaaacCTCAGACGCAATATCGCCTTCTGAAAGTTTTAAATCATCGAGGGATAGAATTTTAGAGAAGAAACAACTAAAACCGACCACTTCTGCTGATTCTTTTGCACAAGGTAATTTTGAAGATAATGCAGAGATTTCTTGTAGTAATTTCAAAGTTATGCATTCACAAACAAATTTGTGTGAAAATAGCGATATTCATGCATTGAATGCCAATGTACCTATAATAAAAGGAACAGGACTACTAGATTGCAAAAATTTACAAACTATACATGCAAATGAAAGCGTTGGTGCGATAGaaggaaatataaaagaaaacatATTGCCtttatttgaagaaaatttgCTATCTTCAATTTCCTATGGACAATTTGCAGACATCTGCAAGATAAGTGAAcctgaaaaaaataaaaaaattgctaATAGTAATATACAGGAAGCAAATCAAGAGGTAACTCAATTAATTTTACATAATGATCAACCAAATAATGAATGGAGTAAACGAAAATATATTAAGACTGCCGACAATGATAATGATGAACTTGATATTGATACAAAAAATTCAATTCAATCGATACGAAGTCAATGTGAATATTCTACAAGAAATGAGAATATTAATAACGATGCGTTTCATAATTCTGAAACAAATTGGATAGAAATGGAAACTAATCCATTTGATACAGACGTTATGTTACAACCAACTAGATCAAGCACACCATTTATGAACATTGAAAATTATTCGGAATTCAAATGCGAAGATTACGAAAATTTTAAGAAAGAATTATGCCTACTACCAGAAAATTCTGAATGGAAAGTGGAAATTGACACGCAAACAGGATCTGAGATGTTATATCGGGTTGAAAGCAGACATTCAAATTCTTTAAACTCAAGGCATTCGTCTCGTGGTAAGATTGGTAAATCGGAAAAGATTAATTTTGCAGTTAGTCCCTCTAACAATAGACATAACGAATGTAATAAAAACATAGAAGGTTCCTCAACAATTTCGTCTCCGATAGcacaaagagagagaaaagttTTGTCAAGAGATACGTGTTCCttgttaaaaaagaaaggagaaagctTCTTGAACGTTACATCGCCAGTGCAGAAAGAAGAGCAAATAGAATCTCCAAAAGTGCACAAAAAAGAAATTGcgaatcaaataaatatttgtaactGTCCGGCGGAAGTTTCTCTAAATTTCAAATGTGAGAAGAATGTTGGCGAAGCATCTGTTAATATTAATGAAAACTCCTTACATTCTGAGAGTCAAGTTTGCGATACATCGTTAAATAAGAATGTTCTAGCAGATAATCTTATGGAAGAGTCTTCGGAAGCACaaagtagaataaaatttaGCGAAAGTAATTATAATTGCAATCTAACTGAATCTTTAACGAGTCATTTCGGTGCAAATCTGAAAAAAGATGATTGTTGTTATAAGAGAGAATATACTGTTATTGaagataataataattcaaagaatacattaaatatattcgagaaATCTGCCGTGAAAAAAGATGTCATAAGCGAAGAAGTGCAAGAAATCTACAAAAATTGCTCGGTCAAAGATTTCGATTGCGATAGTGATAATAGCATCGAACGTCGTGTACAAgacaatataaataatttcaaatctGTCTCTGACGAAAACGATAGAACCAAGCAGAATTCCCGCAGTTTACGATCGATAGTTTTGTCAGAATCTTGCTTTAGATTAAGTCAACGAGTTCGATTGCATGATTCGTTAATAAATCGATCGACAGCCTTGAAACCACATCGATCGAAAACGATCGAGGTAGAAAATATGAGTATTTTGAATGAAAGCAGTGATAGTTTAGCATCATCCGCCGATGCGGTAGATCTCACGGATGTGAAGCAAGTCGAATCTGTTGAAGTGGAAACGATTGAGGAAATTGGTACAAGAAATAAAAGTATCAGATTTAGAATATTGCCGGAGATTAAAAGCCATATGATAATGAAAAAGAACTGCAACGAAAAGGAGAAAATCGATAATCAAACGTATTGGCAGAAGGCGTCGAAAGCTTCGAAGAATAGATTGATCAATCTCGATCCACCGCATCAGGAGGCGAGCAGGTTTCTTAAGAGAAACCCAAAATTTCGCATTCTCCCATCTGTTCCCAGTAACTCTTCCTTGATATGTCACAG GAATATAAAACTGCCATTACGTCCCGTATGGAGCAATTATGTGCGCAGGAGACCGGATTTTAATCTCGTACTTAGCGGTAGAAC CGGCAGGGATTACGATCCTTTCTTACTAGCAGAGCAGCAGATGAATGACTTGCTGTCGGACACCAGCGAACAATCTGTGACGGACAGTCCGCCGATCGAACAAAACCAAGAttcctcttttcctctttctcatTCCTCAGCTTTTGTCAAATATCCTTGCCAGCCGTCTCTTTCGAGTCCTGAAAAACGATCGTCCTTGATAGCTCCTCCATCGGAATTCGACGATCTCGCGGCAGATTTCTCGAGCGATTCCACCGAGACTAACTCGTTATCGCAAGAACCTTTTCTCAAAGATCTCAAAGAGAGCAAAGAATTCAAAGATTCGATTTGTAAAACGAAGCTAGAAAAGAAATCTCCCGTTAGAGAGTTAGGTAGAcgaataattatcgataaatcgAAAGCTTTAGGCGGTGAAGTAATCGACGCTACAAATTGTGGTAATAGAAGTTTTGTTGGTAACTCGGAAAAAGTTcataaaattcttgacaaagtCTCGACAAAAGTTATTCGGCCTAACGTTAATCGCTCCGTTTCCGTTCGGTCCTCCTCCGCATCTAAAACTACCCCGGATCGAAAAAATTGGAATAATTCTCATGAAAAAAGATCGTTTCATAAAAATAGCGATACCTACAAGTCGTCAAATAACAGTCTAAATAGCAGGAATAATAATTATACGAACCTTTCAAGAAGTAATTTGAGCCTTAGCTCTATAATATCTTCGGATGTGGACATCAAACGATCGAATTCTGTGTTCGACGAATTGATGACCTCGTTCGAGAATGAAAATAGTTCCTTCCCCTCCTTGAAATCCTTCATGAAAAGTGATTCCTTATCCGTATCTAGCCCTGTTCACGGCAGACAACGCAATGGACAGATTAGCGATGAGGAACTATCTTCGCCCGAGAGCTACAAAAGACAAGATTACAATAAAATGAGCGCCGATTCCGCTTATAGCAG TTTAAATCGCAAATATTCGCATCATGGACGCAGCACTAACGATGTGGTCGGATGCTTCGATGAGGATTTGTTGAGGAACAATCGTCAAGACAGCGATGGAGTCACGAACATGACCAAATGCAAGATGTCCAAATATTGTCACCGATGTGGTTTCAAATTCCCGGAAACTGCCAAGTTTTGTTGCGAATGCGGTATCAAGAGGCTCGTGCTTTGA
- the LOC126916159 gene encoding enoyl-CoA hydratase domain-containing protein 3, mitochondrial isoform X2 → MLRFIKKDIFIYFQVGRSSTRTFSVNRMLFSEEKYLEIKEDNGVKTLILNHPESRNSLSLKMLKSLLMNIKKDEDSKDLRSIVIKSGLERVFSAGHNLKELTGNNEKLHKEIFETCSELMRTITQSPVPIIVAVDGIATAAGCQLVTACDIAICTEQSSFATPGANLGIFCSTPGFSISGKEAYEAGLVSKVVQNDKFEEEIEKITTSINMKSRSIIHVGKTFLYEQLDLDMSTAYFLGTEKMINSLKMKDAQEGIKSFIEKRKPIWSHDYEKN, encoded by the exons ATGTTAAGGTTTAtaaagaaagatatttttatttattttcag GTGGGAAGATCTAGTACGAGGACTTTTTCTGTAAATAGAATGTTGTTTTCAGAAGAAAAATATCTAGAAATCAAGGAAGATAACGGA GTAAAGACATTGATATTAAATCATCCAGAATCTCGTAATTCTTTATCTTTGAAAATGTTAAAGTCTTTATTAATGAACATAAAAAAGGATGAAGATAGTAAAGATCTTCGATCCATAGTTATTAAATCTGGATTGGAAAGAGTATTTTCTGCTGGACACAACTTAAAAGAACTG ACTGGTAACAATGAGAAACTTCACAAGGAAATCTTTGAAACATGCTCAGAGTTGATGCGAACAATTACTCAAAGTCCTGTTCCTATAATTGTTGCTGTAGATGGTATAGCAACTGCAGCTGGCTGTCAATTGGTTACTGCATGTGATATTGCTATTTGTACTGAACAAAGTTCATTTGCTACACCAGG AGCCAACCTTGGAATATTTTGTTCTACACCAG GTTTTAGCATTAGTGGCAAAGAAGCATACGAAGCAGGACTTGTGAGTAAAGTTGTACAAAATGATAAATTTG aagaagaaattgaaaagaTTACTACATCTATAAATATGAAAAGCCGTTCTATTATTCATGTTGGAAAAACATTTTTGTATGAACAATTGGATCTTGATATGTCAACCGCATATTTCTTAGGAACTGAAAAGATGATTAATAGTTTAAAAATGAAAGATGCTCAAGAAGGTATCAAAAGTTTCATTGAGAAACGAAAACCTATTTGGAGTCATGATTATGAGAAAAATTAA
- the LOC126916159 gene encoding enoyl-CoA hydratase domain-containing protein 3, mitochondrial isoform X1, whose product MLRFIKKDIFIYFQVGRSSTRTFSVNRMLFSEEKYLEIKEDNGVKTLILNHPESRNSLSLKMLKSLLMNIKKDEDSKDLRSIVIKSGLERVFSAGHNLKELTGNNEKLHKEIFETCSELMRTITQSPVPIIVAVDGIATAAGCQLVTACDIAICTEQSSFATPGANLGIFCSTPGIPLVRNVPKKIAMYMLFTGFSISGKEAYEAGLVSKVVQNDKFEEEIEKITTSINMKSRSIIHVGKTFLYEQLDLDMSTAYFLGTEKMINSLKMKDAQEGIKSFIEKRKPIWSHDYEKN is encoded by the exons ATGTTAAGGTTTAtaaagaaagatatttttatttattttcag GTGGGAAGATCTAGTACGAGGACTTTTTCTGTAAATAGAATGTTGTTTTCAGAAGAAAAATATCTAGAAATCAAGGAAGATAACGGA GTAAAGACATTGATATTAAATCATCCAGAATCTCGTAATTCTTTATCTTTGAAAATGTTAAAGTCTTTATTAATGAACATAAAAAAGGATGAAGATAGTAAAGATCTTCGATCCATAGTTATTAAATCTGGATTGGAAAGAGTATTTTCTGCTGGACACAACTTAAAAGAACTG ACTGGTAACAATGAGAAACTTCACAAGGAAATCTTTGAAACATGCTCAGAGTTGATGCGAACAATTACTCAAAGTCCTGTTCCTATAATTGTTGCTGTAGATGGTATAGCAACTGCAGCTGGCTGTCAATTGGTTACTGCATGTGATATTGCTATTTGTACTGAACAAAGTTCATTTGCTACACCAGG AGCCAACCTTGGAATATTTTGTTCTACACCAGGTATTCCCTTAGTTCGAAATGTACCCAAGAAGATAGCAATGTACATGCTATTTACAGGTTTTAGCATTAGTGGCAAAGAAGCATACGAAGCAGGACTTGTGAGTAAAGTTGTACAAAATGATAAATTTG aagaagaaattgaaaagaTTACTACATCTATAAATATGAAAAGCCGTTCTATTATTCATGTTGGAAAAACATTTTTGTATGAACAATTGGATCTTGATATGTCAACCGCATATTTCTTAGGAACTGAAAAGATGATTAATAGTTTAAAAATGAAAGATGCTCAAGAAGGTATCAAAAGTTTCATTGAGAAACGAAAACCTATTTGGAGTCATGATTATGAGAAAAATTAA
- the LOC126916159 gene encoding enoyl-CoA hydratase domain-containing protein 3, mitochondrial isoform X3, whose amino-acid sequence MLFSEEKYLEIKEDNGVKTLILNHPESRNSLSLKMLKSLLMNIKKDEDSKDLRSIVIKSGLERVFSAGHNLKELTGNNEKLHKEIFETCSELMRTITQSPVPIIVAVDGIATAAGCQLVTACDIAICTEQSSFATPGANLGIFCSTPGIPLVRNVPKKIAMYMLFTGFSISGKEAYEAGLVSKVVQNDKFEEEIEKITTSINMKSRSIIHVGKTFLYEQLDLDMSTAYFLGTEKMINSLKMKDAQEGIKSFIEKRKPIWSHDYEKN is encoded by the exons ATGTTGTTTTCAGAAGAAAAATATCTAGAAATCAAGGAAGATAACGGA GTAAAGACATTGATATTAAATCATCCAGAATCTCGTAATTCTTTATCTTTGAAAATGTTAAAGTCTTTATTAATGAACATAAAAAAGGATGAAGATAGTAAAGATCTTCGATCCATAGTTATTAAATCTGGATTGGAAAGAGTATTTTCTGCTGGACACAACTTAAAAGAACTG ACTGGTAACAATGAGAAACTTCACAAGGAAATCTTTGAAACATGCTCAGAGTTGATGCGAACAATTACTCAAAGTCCTGTTCCTATAATTGTTGCTGTAGATGGTATAGCAACTGCAGCTGGCTGTCAATTGGTTACTGCATGTGATATTGCTATTTGTACTGAACAAAGTTCATTTGCTACACCAGG AGCCAACCTTGGAATATTTTGTTCTACACCAGGTATTCCCTTAGTTCGAAATGTACCCAAGAAGATAGCAATGTACATGCTATTTACAGGTTTTAGCATTAGTGGCAAAGAAGCATACGAAGCAGGACTTGTGAGTAAAGTTGTACAAAATGATAAATTTG aagaagaaattgaaaagaTTACTACATCTATAAATATGAAAAGCCGTTCTATTATTCATGTTGGAAAAACATTTTTGTATGAACAATTGGATCTTGATATGTCAACCGCATATTTCTTAGGAACTGAAAAGATGATTAATAGTTTAAAAATGAAAGATGCTCAAGAAGGTATCAAAAGTTTCATTGAGAAACGAAAACCTATTTGGAGTCATGATTATGAGAAAAATTAA
- the LOC126916164 gene encoding uncharacterized protein LOC126916164: MIVLRNSRRSCMKFETLKQVREFLWVKEFQHLKIKICEESATTRSVKRRLADLLFEICKDCERMAAIPQGAFAACKVRRNLERNAMITPPIEEREKAGKENTFNMRPPSEGRELTPLKYNSKLMNSIWGLYNRYSVHNFKKNNSNDGMFGKFAAIWETISHSHAYAANSVITTAVTNNNSQIIQKR, encoded by the exons ATGATTGTTTTGAGAAATTCTCGTCGAAGCTGTATGAAGTTTGAAACATTGAAACAAGTTCGAGAGTTCCTGTGGGTCAAGGAATTTCAACATTTGAAAATCAAGATCTGTGAAGAAAGTGCAACAACGAGAAGTGTTAAAAGGAGGTTAGCGGATTTGCTTTTCGAAATTTGCAAAG ATTGCGAGAGAATGGCCGCTATTCCGCAGGGTGCATTTGCAGCGTGCAAAGTCCGCCGCAATTTAGAACGCAATGCTATGATAACACCACCAATAGAGGAGAGGGAAAAAGCGGGTAAAGAAAACACATTCAATATGAGACCCCCTTCGGA AGGCCGAGAGCTTACACCGCTAAAATATAATAGCAAATTAATGAACAGCATCTGGGGACTTTATAACCGTTATTCGGTACATAATTTCAAGAAAAACAATTCTAATGATGGGATGTTTGGTAAGTTCGCGGCGATTTGGGAGACTATTTCTCACAGCCATGCATATGCCGCGAACTCGGTAATTACAACTGCAGTTACCAACAATAACTCTCAAATTATACAAAAGAGATGA